Proteins from a genomic interval of Methanoplanus endosymbiosus:
- a CDS encoding formylmethanofuran dehydrogenase subunit C: MSTVELTLKQQPELYLETEKITPDSFAGKSADEIAALDVYEGNLTHKLGDFFTISGTPGQTAQDTVIKVKGDLLRIKWIGAKMTAGKVIVDSNTDMYTGAFMEGGEIIVNGNTGHFTALGMKGGNIHIKGSAGNYLGAAYRGDWRGMMGGVLRVDGDAGSDVGTFMRGGEIIIGGNTDVHVGTHQEGGKIVVKGNAKSKVGGQMVKGEIIVFGTIDVMMPGFAHRDNIDLEVDGAKATFKRFEGDLGERHPKSKGKVIYGQLYIKA, from the coding sequence ATGAGCACTGTAGAATTAACATTAAAACAGCAGCCTGAACTTTACCTTGAAACAGAGAAGATAACTCCTGATTCATTTGCCGGAAAGTCAGCTGATGAGATCGCTGCTCTTGATGTTTATGAGGGAAATCTTACCCATAAACTCGGTGATTTTTTCACAATCTCCGGAACTCCGGGACAAACCGCACAGGATACTGTAATCAAAGTAAAAGGTGATCTTCTTCGTATCAAGTGGATTGGCGCAAAGATGACTGCCGGAAAGGTTATAGTTGATAGTAATACGGATATGTACACCGGCGCTTTCATGGAAGGCGGAGAGATCATTGTAAACGGCAACACCGGTCATTTCACAGCTCTTGGTATGAAGGGTGGCAACATCCACATCAAAGGTAGTGCAGGCAACTACCTTGGTGCTGCATACCGTGGAGACTGGCGTGGTATGATGGGCGGAGTCCTCCGTGTAGACGGAGATGCAGGCAGTGATGTCGGAACTTTCATGCGTGGCGGTGAGATTATCATCGGCGGAAATACCGATGTTCACGTAGGTACCCACCAGGAAGGCGGAAAGATAGTAGTTAAGGGCAATGCAAAGAGCAAAGTCGGCGGTCAGATGGTCAAGGGCGAAATAATTGTTTTTGGTACAATTGATGTCATGATGCCGGGATTTGCGCACCGCGATAATATTGATCTTGAAGTAGATGGTGCAAAGGCTACCTTTAAGCGCTTTGAGGGAGATCTCGGCGAGAGACACCCAAAGTCCAAAGGCAAAGTCATCTATGGACAGCTATATATCAAGGCCTAA
- a CDS encoding DUF58 domain-containing protein: protein MNSKDEESFSSFAGYSVKDCLEIVSRIRIISRSRTERTQTGIHSSLFRGGGIDLADIREYEYGDDIRSMDWKVTARYRKPHVRIYHEERERAVYLMIDRSASSSFGTEISKDLKILEISATIIYSLLKDGDASGILLFTDEIERFIPARKGRRHSALAINTIISHKTASRRTDIKNAAEFLLSRLKRKSHIIIISDFDSPDFSEAISILGKKHDVQAIRVSDSHETELPDIGLVEISDPETGEQMMIDTSDRYFRERYREITEEYQRDLSQLFRKNRIPELNIITSDPYRDLHLKLSAFFRRAA from the coding sequence TTGAACTCCAAAGATGAAGAGAGTTTTTCATCATTTGCCGGATATTCCGTAAAAGATTGCCTGGAGATTGTCAGCAGAATCAGAATAATCAGCCGCAGCCGGACCGAGAGAACACAGACGGGCATTCACAGTTCACTATTCAGGGGAGGCGGCATCGATCTTGCAGATATAAGAGAATACGAGTACGGCGATGACATCAGATCAATGGACTGGAAGGTCACTGCAAGATACAGAAAGCCCCATGTAAGAATATACCACGAAGAGCGTGAGAGGGCAGTATATCTGATGATCGACCGTTCGGCATCCTCCTCCTTCGGGACAGAGATCTCAAAGGACTTAAAAATCCTTGAGATCTCAGCGACAATAATTTACTCATTACTAAAAGACGGGGATGCCTCAGGCATTCTCTTATTCACCGATGAAATAGAGAGATTTATTCCGGCACGCAAGGGAAGAAGACACTCCGCACTGGCCATAAACACAATAATCTCGCATAAAACAGCTTCCAGGAGAACAGACATAAAGAATGCCGCAGAATTTCTCCTCTCAAGACTTAAACGGAAGAGCCATATTATAATCATCTCAGACTTTGACTCACCTGATTTCTCAGAGGCCATATCAATCCTTGGAAAGAAGCATGACGTTCAGGCAATAAGAGTATCAGACAGTCATGAAACTGAACTGCCGGACATTGGCCTGGTGGAGATCTCAGATCCTGAAACAGGTGAACAGATGATGATCGATACATCTGACAGGTATTTCAGGGAGAGGTACAGGGAGATAACAGAAGAATACCAGAGAGATCTCTCACAATTATTCAGAAAGAACAGAATTCCGGAGTTAAACATTATAACATCCGACCCTTACAGGGATCTTCATCTGAAACTCTCAGCATTTTTCCGGAGAGCAGCATAA
- a CDS encoding formylmethanofuran dehydrogenase subunit B gives MKITDVICPFCGCLCDDLTVTIENNAVVGVDNGCALAEAKFMHTDRLNNPIIKDGDRFRETGYDEAVGEAADILKDSERPLLFGWSGTQGEAQCSGVHLCELLGGVIDNTSSICHGPSILAIQEVGHPGCTLGQIKNRADLIIYWGCNPVEAHPRHMSRYTYYADGFFLNNAFRERKLIVADVRKTESANLADEFIQIKPGGDYAVFSALRAIIRGKGDILPDYVAGVAKSQLERVAKMCLEAKFGAIFFGLGLTMTKNKYKNIRNAIELTDLLSRHTKFTITPMRGHWNVYGSNEVMTWLTGYPYGVDFSRGIAFYNPGETTAVDILAKKECDAMFVVASDPAAHMPRKCAEHMAEIPVIQIDPHINCTTLLSDVQLPVAVTGIETPGTAYRMDGIPLRTKKVTDTVHPNDTEIIDRIYKKVLEVRKE, from the coding sequence GTGAAAATTACCGATGTTATCTGCCCATTCTGCGGATGCCTCTGTGATGACCTCACAGTTACCATTGAAAACAACGCAGTTGTCGGTGTAGATAACGGGTGTGCCCTTGCAGAAGCAAAATTCATGCACACCGACAGGCTGAACAACCCGATAATAAAAGACGGTGACAGATTCAGGGAGACAGGATATGACGAAGCAGTGGGCGAAGCGGCTGACATACTTAAAGATTCTGAAAGGCCGCTTCTCTTTGGATGGAGTGGAACACAGGGAGAGGCGCAGTGTTCAGGTGTACACCTCTGTGAGCTGTTAGGCGGCGTTATTGACAACACATCATCCATATGCCACGGCCCTTCCATTCTTGCAATACAGGAGGTCGGCCATCCGGGGTGCACACTTGGCCAGATCAAGAACAGAGCTGACCTGATCATCTACTGGGGCTGTAATCCGGTAGAAGCTCACCCCCGGCACATGAGCAGATACACCTATTATGCAGACGGATTTTTCCTTAATAATGCATTCAGGGAGAGAAAACTCATTGTCGCGGATGTCAGAAAAACAGAGTCTGCAAACCTTGCAGATGAATTCATACAGATAAAACCAGGCGGGGATTATGCAGTATTCTCAGCTTTAAGAGCAATCATAAGGGGCAAAGGAGATATTCTCCCGGACTACGTTGCAGGAGTGGCCAAAAGCCAGCTTGAAAGGGTTGCCAAAATGTGTCTGGAGGCAAAATTCGGAGCTATATTCTTTGGCCTCGGCCTTACAATGACAAAGAACAAGTACAAAAATATCAGGAACGCCATTGAACTGACAGACCTGCTCTCCCGGCACACAAAGTTCACCATCACCCCTATGCGCGGACACTGGAACGTTTACGGGTCAAACGAGGTGATGACGTGGCTGACAGGATACCCTTACGGTGTCGATTTCAGCAGAGGAATAGCATTTTACAACCCCGGAGAGACAACCGCAGTTGATATCCTCGCAAAAAAGGAGTGTGATGCCATGTTCGTCGTTGCCAGTGATCCCGCTGCACATATGCCAAGGAAGTGCGCCGAACATATGGCAGAGATTCCTGTAATCCAGATAGATCCCCACATCAACTGTACAACCCTGTTAAGTGATGTTCAGCTGCCTGTCGCAGTCACCGGGATAGAAACGCCGGGCACAGCATACAGAATGGATGGCATACCACTCAGAACAAAAAAAGTAACAGATACTGTCCACCCAAATGATACAGAGATCATTGACAGAATATACAAAAAAGTTCTGGAGGTGAGGAAGGAATGA
- a CDS encoding formylmethanofuran dehydrogenase subunit A — protein sequence MSELLVKNAFVIDPINEINGEIMDIAVKDGKIVESVKDSSNVIDAKGNLTLPGGVDSHTHICGTKVNFGRYMSPEDMRAGRGRAQKYMYPVSGYSVPTVYGNTYRYSSLGYTTVLEGAMAPLEARHTHEEFSYNTLQDTMANTLFDGNWAVMEAVADNDLKKVAAIVGWTLAAVKGFAVKITNPGGTEMWGWGKDVGCMHTKVDYFGVTAAEITDYLIRANELLNLPHSAHLHNNNLGKPGNYKCTLERMQRTPDLNDKRQTLYMTHVQFHSYGGSKWADFCSKADDVAWMINRKPQIAIDMGQVMFGKTTTMTADGPMEFNLYRLYNNKWSNHDVELETGSGIIPVLYSKKNLVNSIMWSIGLELALMTKNPWQCMLATDNPNGAPFVKYPEVIALLMSSKYRDEEFSTLQKGTEKRTFLSSLDREMNWNEIAIMTRAAQAKALGIVDLGKGHLGVGADADIAIYPIKTGETDPAQEYEKVIKGLSVTTHTIKRGRTVSRDGNCLVFGDNATIWVKPKIPENYDISKDPEFIKRFERYYTVNLANYPVEEEYLNRNICIETETEL from the coding sequence ATGAGTGAACTTCTGGTAAAAAATGCCTTTGTAATTGACCCGATAAACGAAATTAACGGCGAAATTATGGACATAGCCGTAAAGGACGGGAAAATTGTGGAGTCTGTAAAGGATTCCTCAAATGTAATTGATGCAAAGGGCAACCTTACCCTTCCCGGAGGTGTTGATTCGCACACCCATATCTGCGGTACAAAAGTAAACTTCGGGCGGTACATGAGTCCTGAGGATATGCGTGCCGGACGCGGAAGGGCACAGAAGTACATGTACCCGGTTTCCGGATACAGTGTCCCGACCGTATATGGAAATACCTACAGGTACAGCAGTCTGGGATACACCACAGTACTTGAAGGTGCGATGGCACCCCTTGAGGCGAGGCATACCCACGAGGAGTTCTCATACAACACCCTTCAGGACACAATGGCAAACACGCTCTTTGACGGCAACTGGGCTGTAATGGAGGCAGTGGCAGACAATGACCTGAAAAAAGTTGCCGCTATTGTCGGGTGGACACTTGCAGCCGTAAAAGGTTTTGCAGTAAAGATCACAAACCCCGGCGGGACAGAGATGTGGGGGTGGGGCAAGGATGTCGGATGTATGCACACAAAGGTGGATTATTTTGGTGTAACCGCAGCAGAAATTACCGATTACCTTATCCGGGCGAATGAACTCTTAAATCTCCCACACTCAGCGCATCTCCACAACAACAACCTCGGAAAACCCGGCAATTACAAGTGCACACTTGAAAGAATGCAGAGAACTCCGGACCTGAATGATAAGCGCCAGACCCTTTATATGACCCATGTCCAGTTCCACTCCTACGGTGGATCAAAGTGGGCTGACTTCTGTTCAAAGGCCGATGATGTCGCCTGGATGATAAACAGAAAACCACAGATAGCAATAGACATGGGACAGGTGATGTTTGGAAAGACAACCACCATGACGGCAGACGGGCCGATGGAGTTTAACCTCTACCGGCTGTACAACAACAAATGGAGCAACCATGACGTTGAGCTTGAAACCGGATCAGGCATCATACCGGTTCTTTATTCAAAGAAGAATCTCGTAAACTCAATCATGTGGTCAATCGGGCTTGAACTTGCACTTATGACGAAAAACCCCTGGCAGTGCATGCTTGCAACCGATAACCCGAACGGTGCACCGTTTGTCAAATATCCGGAAGTGATAGCCCTTCTGATGAGCAGTAAATACAGGGACGAGGAGTTCTCAACATTACAGAAAGGTACTGAAAAACGTACATTCCTCTCTTCACTTGACAGAGAGATGAACTGGAATGAGATCGCCATAATGACAAGGGCTGCACAGGCAAAGGCGCTCGGCATTGTTGATCTCGGAAAAGGACATCTTGGAGTGGGGGCAGATGCAGACATCGCAATCTACCCGATAAAGACCGGAGAAACAGATCCTGCACAGGAATATGAGAAGGTGATAAAAGGTCTCTCAGTCACCACCCACACGATAAAACGCGGCAGGACGGTATCAAGAGACGGCAACTGCCTTGTCTTTGGCGACAATGCAACAATCTGGGTTAAACCAAAGATTCCTGAAAATTACGACATCTCAAAGGATCCTGAGTTCATAAAAAGATTTGAGAGATACTATACTGTAAATCTGGCCAATTATCCGGTTGAGGAGGAGTACCTCAACCGGAATATATGTATTGAGACGGAGACTGAATTATGA
- a CDS encoding molybdopterin molybdotransferase MoeA has translation MSLFLSLKSVESAKITLKSIAGKKETEITDLTESHRRTLAEDITSPMDLPGFSRSIVDGYAVFSRDTLGASESLPAMPDYTGRVEMGQPAAFEIKPGSCAYVPTGGNVPDGADAVAMIEYCEEIGDQVLIYRPMADGENIVFANEDFAESEVVLKAGTTLRPQECGVLAALGFLKISVFRRPVVGIISTGNELVPVGEVPGFGKVRDVNSMLCSGFAEKHGCIPKRYGIVADDRQTLFSAVKTAAEECDIVLISGGSSKDLRDNTSLIIDELGEVLIHGIAISPGKPTIIGKALEKPVIGLPGHPASAYVVLHILISELLEAYRDREAEFSTKNMTLTQNISSAQGREDYIRVKITPDGAVPVFGKSGLLNTLINSDGVLKIPAGSEGLEAGENVEVILW, from the coding sequence ATGAGCCTGTTTTTATCACTAAAATCAGTAGAATCTGCAAAAATCACATTAAAAAGCATAGCCGGAAAAAAAGAGACAGAGATAACAGATCTCACAGAATCCCACAGAAGAACACTGGCAGAGGATATTACCTCTCCAATGGATCTTCCGGGTTTTTCAAGATCTATAGTTGACGGTTATGCGGTCTTTTCCAGAGACACGCTCGGCGCATCAGAATCACTCCCCGCAATGCCTGACTACACAGGCAGGGTTGAGATGGGTCAGCCCGCAGCATTTGAGATCAAGCCGGGCAGCTGCGCATATGTCCCGACCGGAGGAAATGTTCCGGATGGTGCCGATGCCGTTGCAATGATTGAGTACTGTGAGGAGATAGGCGATCAGGTGCTCATCTACCGGCCTATGGCAGACGGTGAAAACATCGTCTTTGCCAATGAGGACTTTGCAGAATCTGAAGTTGTCTTAAAGGCAGGAACCACCCTGAGGCCGCAGGAATGCGGGGTGCTTGCCGCGCTCGGTTTTTTAAAAATCAGCGTATTCAGAAGACCGGTTGTCGGTATCATCTCAACCGGAAACGAACTTGTTCCTGTCGGGGAAGTGCCCGGATTCGGGAAGGTAAGGGATGTAAACTCGATGCTCTGTTCAGGCTTTGCAGAGAAGCACGGCTGCATACCTAAGAGATACGGCATTGTCGCAGACGACAGGCAGACACTATTTTCGGCTGTAAAAACAGCCGCAGAAGAGTGTGACATCGTTCTCATCTCCGGGGGCAGTTCCAAAGATCTCAGGGACAACACATCACTGATTATCGATGAACTCGGAGAAGTCCTGATACACGGCATTGCCATCTCACCCGGAAAACCGACCATAATCGGAAAGGCACTTGAAAAACCTGTAATCGGACTGCCCGGACATCCGGCATCCGCCTACGTTGTCCTGCACATACTCATATCAGAACTGCTTGAGGCATACAGGGACCGGGAGGCGGAATTCTCAACGAAAAATATGACCCTTACGCAGAATATCTCATCAGCACAGGGTAGGGAGGACTACATCAGGGTTAAGATAACCCCTGATGGTGCAGTACCCGTATTCGGGAAATCAGGTCTGTTAAATACGCTCATCAACAGTGACGGCGTGTTAAAAATTCCGGCAGGCTCTGAAGGACTGGAAGCAGGAGAAAATGTTGAGGTGATTCTATGGTAA
- a CDS encoding molybdopterin biosynthesis protein — translation MVKRYLDMVSLKEAKDTIKREFSLIPGREKTTLQDAPGKISAGPVFSKYSVPMLHLSAMDGIAVKSEETKGASEAKTVRITDFKRVNTGNIIPSGYDAVIMIEDTWEAEGGFAIRKAAAPYQHVRPVGEDIGESEMIIPSLHRIRSNDTAALASYGVSEVDVLSLKAGIIPTGSELLEPGSELEPGKVIDSNSIMAGAILGEAGICSTRYPIVEDDFDLIKNAVKKGIAENDFLITSAGSSAGTKDHTATVIAELGEVLIHGIAIKPGKPAIIGRIDGKPVIGLPGYPLAAMTIMREIVMPMAEMYGFKSPYRYRTDIELSTSLHSPIGTDEFVMMSVGKVEGRYIGVPMSRGAGVQMSAVRANAYIKIPAESEGISSGERTEATFTVTPDLADNSLLIVGSHDPCLDYLASLASEKGIQVFSVHSGSMGGVLALKKNYCHAAPVHLLSDDGDYNVSYIRKYLPDKEISLFCVAEREQGIASVSGAGFDEITELSYVNRQKGSGTRILLDYMLNEHGITPSAVNGYDREMTTHLDVALAVKNGEADGGMCVYSAAKALGLKFSPVAKERYELAIPAESIQDERITAILEIIKSDEFKSQLTSLGGYDTANTGEIRNI, via the coding sequence ATGGTAAAACGCTATCTTGATATGGTATCCTTAAAAGAGGCAAAGGATACAATAAAGAGAGAATTTTCACTGATTCCCGGGAGAGAAAAAACAACTCTTCAGGACGCACCCGGAAAGATATCAGCAGGGCCGGTCTTTTCAAAGTACTCAGTTCCCATGCTTCACCTCTCTGCAATGGACGGCATAGCCGTAAAATCAGAAGAGACAAAAGGTGCATCTGAGGCAAAAACGGTCAGAATTACAGATTTTAAGAGAGTCAACACCGGAAATATAATCCCGTCCGGCTATGACGCAGTCATAATGATCGAAGACACCTGGGAGGCAGAAGGCGGATTTGCTATCAGGAAAGCAGCAGCACCGTATCAGCATGTACGGCCTGTCGGTGAGGATATAGGAGAATCTGAGATGATAATCCCATCACTGCACAGGATACGATCCAACGACACTGCCGCCCTTGCAAGCTATGGAGTCTCTGAAGTGGATGTTCTCTCTCTTAAAGCCGGAATTATACCCACAGGATCGGAACTGCTTGAACCGGGGAGCGAACTTGAGCCGGGAAAGGTGATAGACAGCAATTCCATCATGGCAGGCGCAATCCTTGGTGAAGCCGGCATCTGCTCCACCCGCTACCCGATTGTTGAAGATGATTTTGACCTGATCAAAAACGCCGTAAAGAAAGGCATTGCAGAGAACGACTTTCTCATCACATCAGCAGGCTCTTCTGCCGGAACAAAGGACCATACAGCAACCGTCATTGCAGAACTTGGTGAGGTTCTCATTCACGGCATAGCCATAAAACCTGGAAAACCGGCAATAATCGGCAGAATTGACGGTAAGCCCGTCATAGGTCTCCCCGGATACCCGCTTGCCGCCATGACCATCATGCGTGAGATAGTAATGCCGATGGCCGAAATGTACGGATTCAAAAGCCCTTACAGGTACAGAACCGACATCGAACTATCAACATCGCTTCATTCACCAATCGGAACCGATGAATTTGTGATGATGTCTGTCGGAAAGGTGGAGGGGCGCTATATCGGCGTGCCGATGTCAAGAGGAGCAGGAGTGCAGATGTCTGCCGTCAGGGCAAATGCATACATTAAAATTCCGGCAGAATCCGAAGGAATCTCTTCCGGAGAGAGAACAGAAGCGACATTTACCGTCACACCCGACCTTGCAGACAATTCATTATTAATTGTCGGCAGCCATGACCCATGCCTCGACTATCTTGCAAGCCTTGCATCAGAGAAGGGCATCCAGGTATTTTCTGTGCATTCCGGAAGCATGGGCGGGGTTTTGGCACTTAAGAAGAACTACTGCCATGCCGCGCCTGTACACCTTCTCTCAGATGACGGTGATTACAATGTCTCCTACATCAGAAAATATCTTCCGGATAAGGAGATCTCACTATTCTGTGTTGCAGAGAGGGAACAGGGCATTGCATCTGTATCAGGAGCCGGTTTTGATGAAATAACTGAACTAAGTTATGTAAACCGGCAGAAGGGATCAGGGACAAGAATACTGCTTGACTACATGCTTAATGAGCATGGCATCACCCCTTCAGCCGTCAATGGTTATGACAGGGAGATGACCACACACCTCGATGTCGCGCTTGCGGTTAAAAACGGTGAGGCGGACGGGGGCATGTGTGTATATAGTGCGGCAAAAGCACTCGGCCTGAAATTCAGTCCGGTTGCAAAGGAGAGGTATGAACTTGCAATTCCGGCAGAATCCATTCAGGACGAAAGGATTACCGCAATACTTGAGATAATAAAGAGTGACGAATTCAAATCACAGCTAACCTCCCTTGGCGGGTATGACACTGCAAATACCGGGGAGATCAGAAATATCTGA
- a CDS encoding molybdopterin dinucleotide binding domain-containing protein, with amino-acid sequence MIFHMITGRTVKQGVGVERKLSADYKKETSACRMNPLDMMDLGLNEGNHIKIISNYGEVVMAAVEDNTLTAGMIFIAYGPYCNVITSHETHGTGMPDFKSTPVRIEETDEDLKTVEELFRDMGGVTL; translated from the coding sequence ATGATATTTCACATGATTACCGGAAGAACTGTTAAACAGGGAGTGGGGGTGGAAAGAAAACTGTCGGCAGATTACAAAAAAGAGACATCTGCATGCAGAATGAATCCGCTCGATATGATGGATCTCGGACTTAACGAAGGAAATCATATAAAAATAATCAGCAATTACGGAGAAGTTGTTATGGCAGCAGTCGAGGACAACACACTAACAGCGGGCATGATATTCATAGCTTACGGCCCTTACTGCAATGTCATAACCTCCCATGAGACACATGGCACAGGAATGCCGGATTTCAAATCAACACCTGTCAGAATTGAAGAAACAGATGAGGATTTAAAAACGGTTGAAGAATTATTCAGAGATATGGGAGGTGTGACCCTGTGA
- a CDS encoding vWA domain-containing protein: protein MSGFYHPEFLAGLLLIPCLIYYYIYHEKHSRRRSLEFSKLSFAKAAMARDTNPASKYFGPKNTVLILLLLASGLIFIGLAGPHMPLETEKEGVNVVLAMDVSGSMHATDYKPDRLEVAKESALTLIESLGEKDFAGVVTFSSGAASAAYLSPDKEKTGRKLMAVSIKDGNTAIGDGLALAADMADSIPDRRKVVILLSDGENNAGGITPQEAISFAENRNIQVFTIGLGSDEPVLYDYDTFGNPLYANLDEEVLKNIAEETNGRYFRSVDEETLSEIYSGLNQAIVREAEETDIDYIFYLLAAVALIAAILKAFGRRQAIP, encoded by the coding sequence ATGTCCGGATTTTACCACCCGGAATTTCTGGCAGGACTGCTCCTTATACCATGCCTGATTTATTACTACATATACCACGAAAAGCACAGCCGGCGCAGGTCACTTGAATTTTCAAAACTCTCCTTTGCAAAGGCAGCAATGGCAAGGGATACAAATCCGGCATCGAAGTATTTCGGCCCGAAAAATACTGTACTTATTCTCCTCCTGCTGGCATCCGGACTTATATTTATCGGACTTGCAGGGCCGCATATGCCACTTGAAACTGAAAAAGAGGGAGTAAATGTTGTCCTTGCAATGGATGTCTCCGGGAGCATGCATGCAACCGATTATAAACCCGACAGGCTTGAGGTGGCAAAAGAATCTGCTCTCACACTGATAGAAAGCCTTGGAGAGAAGGACTTTGCCGGGGTTGTGACATTCAGTTCCGGAGCCGCATCAGCTGCCTACCTGAGCCCTGACAAGGAAAAAACCGGCAGAAAACTGATGGCAGTAAGCATAAAAGACGGGAATACAGCAATTGGTGACGGTCTTGCACTTGCAGCCGATATGGCAGACTCCATTCCTGACAGAAGAAAAGTTGTCATACTGCTATCTGACGGTGAAAACAATGCAGGAGGCATCACCCCGCAGGAGGCCATATCATTTGCAGAAAACCGGAATATTCAGGTATTCACCATCGGCCTTGGATCAGACGAACCTGTATTATATGACTATGACACATTCGGAAATCCCCTCTATGCCAATCTGGATGAAGAGGTGCTGAAAAATATCGCAGAAGAGACGAACGGCAGATACTTCAGATCAGTAGATGAAGAGACACTTAGTGAGATATACTCAGGCCTTAACCAGGCAATAGTCCGTGAGGCAGAGGAGACTGACATAGATTACATATTTTATCTGCTTGCTGCGGTCGCACTGATTGCCGCCATACTGAAAGCATTCGGAAGGAGGCAGGCAATCCCTTGA
- a CDS encoding formylmethanofuran dehydrogenase subunit C produces the protein MKTVRLKRKEIKNPYLPVEAERITTETFLGDELQDISIWSGNQEKRLEDLFTVDTEGNAETAEDVHIILSGDCSKVKRIGEYMTGGKITVEGDIGMHCGNFMSGGVIEIKGNADSWLGREMRGGEIICRGNAALYCGSGYRGEKKGMRGGLIHIYGDAGDFLGETLWGGKIIVDGNAGNMPGAEMQGGEIIIGKDAEIPGANMKDGVCIICGTAFDILPTFMLEEGKKNIDEFKTGFFEFSGDHANRKPKGRIYAKDYRIHE, from the coding sequence ATGAAGACTGTAAGGCTGAAGAGAAAGGAGATAAAAAACCCTTATCTTCCGGTTGAAGCGGAGAGGATAACAACAGAAACATTCCTTGGAGACGAACTTCAGGATATCAGCATCTGGTCAGGCAATCAGGAGAAAAGACTTGAAGATCTCTTCACTGTGGATACTGAAGGTAATGCAGAGACTGCTGAGGATGTACATATTATTCTCTCCGGTGACTGCTCAAAGGTAAAGAGAATCGGCGAATACATGACCGGCGGAAAGATCACAGTTGAAGGCGACATCGGAATGCACTGCGGAAATTTCATGTCCGGAGGTGTGATTGAAATAAAGGGCAATGCTGATTCATGGCTTGGCAGGGAGATGAGAGGCGGCGAGATAATATGCAGGGGCAATGCGGCACTCTACTGCGGATCAGGATATCGCGGTGAAAAGAAGGGCATGAGAGGCGGCTTAATCCATATATACGGAGATGCCGGAGATTTCCTCGGCGAAACACTCTGGGGCGGCAAAATCATTGTTGACGGGAATGCAGGAAACATGCCCGGTGCTGAGATGCAGGGCGGAGAGATCATAATCGGAAAGGATGCTGAAATTCCGGGTGCGAATATGAAAGACGGAGTATGTATTATCTGCGGAACTGCCTTTGATATACTGCCGACTTTCATGCTGGAAGAAGGCAAAAAAAACATAGATGAGTTCAAAACCGGATTCTTTGAATTTTCAGGCGATCACGCAAACCGTAAACCCAAAGGCAGGATTTACGCAAAAGATTACAGGATTCATGAATAG